In Mycolicibacterium nivoides, the DNA window GGCTGACGAACACCGCCGCGTCGGCCGTCATCGGTCTGGTGGTCGGCACCGTGGTCGTGGGGATCATGCACGTGCTGCCGTTCGGCAAGAAGGAGAAGCACGACGCTTCTGCGTGATACCCCGCCCGCGAGCGACAAAAGTGACACATGTGACTCACTGCCGGGAGGCCTCGACGACAACGGCGCACACCGGCGCAGTGAAAGTATCTGCAGTAGAGACGATTCGGCCACACTCGTTGTGGCGCAGCGCAGCAGCGGGCCACCCACCCGTGATCGGGCGCCGTATCGCTGAAAATTCGCCGGGGCAAATACTTTTTAGGTCAATACGTTTCGACGTGCCATACTGGGAGTGGACGCGTTTCGTACGTCCAGTTTGAACAATGAGAGAAGCAAAAATATGGCACAGGGAACTGTGAAATGGTTCAACGGCGAAAAGGGCTTCGGCTTCATCGCTCCTGACGGCGGCGCACCGGACGTTTTCGTCCACTACTCCGAAATCACCGGCGGTGGTTTCCGGTCGCTCGAAGAGAACCAGCGTGTGGAGTTCGAGATCACCCAGGGAGCCAAGGGCCCCCAGGCAGTGGGAGTCACCGCGATCTAATCGCCCCAGACCTGATGGTGGACCGGTACGGATGAATTCCGTACCGGTCCATTTTCATTTCACCTGGGCGTTTTCCGCGGGGTCCTGCAGATTGCCCAACCACCTCGCCGATTCGATCTGAGCGACCTGCAGCACACGATCTGCCGTGTCGAAGAGGGGGGTGAGCCGCGCCGCCTCTTCCACGGGCATCGCCGCGGCACAACGCATCACCAGCCCGCCGAGAGCGACCGACGTCTTGCACGGGACGACAAGGAGTTTCACGCACGCGTCGCGTCCCGCGACCATCATCAAGCGCGGCCGGCTGACCTTCATCCCAGCCGGTCCCCGAGTGCCGGTCACGATCGAGTCCAGGTCGAGCTGCCCCTCAGCGGCTGACCAATTGACACGAATATCAACGACTTCCCCGAGCGAGCGATGCAGGACCCCGACCAGTTCTGGCAGTTCGTTCGCTACCGAACCGGTGTGCGGCCACCAGGCTCCGTCAATATCGGCGCCCAGTTGCCTGGCGAGGGTGAGCCGGACGGGACTCGCCAGTCGCCGGGTCCCGTTGAGGCCGTTCACGACGACTGCGCATCGGCACGAGGCACAGGCCGATCCGAGGGCTGGTCCGAGAAAACCAACTCCGACGGCGGTTCAATCGGGCCCTCGGCATCCGGCATCGGTTCTTGCTGCTCAGGGTGTGAGAACAGTGCGGACGATTCCATGAGAGTGTCCTTGAGAGGTGCGGCACTACCGCACTGGTATTGGATAGCAAGCGATGGTTAATCACCGGCTGACGGTTCAACATCGCAAGTCGTGGCTGTCATACGCCACGGCTGACCAACTGATGTATCCGGCCTGGTACCAAATCTACACCCGATGAACGGCGTCCCGACGACCTAGTACCTCAGCGCAGTCGTCACTGGCCGCGCACCGCGGGCAGGATCAACGTGTCGATGACATCCCGGATGAACTTCGCGTCGATGCTCTGCCCGCTGATCACCCGCATCAGAGACATCCCGGTCATCACGTCGGCGACCAGCGACCAGTCCCGGTCAGGTGCCACCTCGCCGCGTGCGGCAGCCTGCTGCAGAATGGCATTCACCACCCGCCTGCCCTTGAGCAGCATCAGATCGTCGAGGGCCGAGGCCAAGTGCGGATCATGGGTGGCCTCGACCGCGGCCCGCAGCACCAGATCGTAGGAGAAGTGCTCTTCATCGTTGCGCACCGCACGACGCACGATTTCGTCGAAATCACCTTCCAGGCTGCCGGTGTCGGGCGCGTCATCATCGAGCAGGTCAGGCCGCCAGTACACCAGCGCATCGGTGATCAGCGCCGCTTTCGATGACCAGCGGCGGTAGATCGCCGCCTTCCCCACACCTGCTCGCGCGGCGATGTCGTTCATGTTGGTGTTGACGTAGCCGTTCTCGGCCAGCGCAGCCAGCGTCGCGTTGAGGATGGCCGCGTCCCGAGTCCGGTCCAGGCGACCATCGGTACGCCGGCGCAGCTTGGATCCTGCGTCGGGTGGATCGTCACACTCCGCCATCACGGTCAGACCGAAGTCGTCTGGATGGGCGCCGTTGTGTCAGTGTCCTTGCCGGTGTCGCCGCCCAGCTTCCGTTCGCGATCGAGGCGGCCCTGCCGGGTGATCTCAAAGGTGTTGAGCGGCCACCAGAACCAGCGGCCCAGCGCCGCGGCAATCGATGGGGTCATGAACGAGCGCACGATCAACGTATCGACGACCAGACCGATACCGATCGTCGTACCCAGTTGGCCGATCACCCGCAGGTCGCTGACGATCATCGACGCCATGGTGAAGGCGAACACGAGCCCGGCGGCGGTGACGACGCGTCCGGTGGCCCCCACGGCGCGGATGATGCCCGTGTTGAGCCCGGCGTGTATCTCCTCCCGGAGGCGGGAGACCACAAGCAGGTTGTAGTCCGAACCCACCGCCAGCAGGATCACCATCGACAACGGGATCACGATCCACTGCACGCCCAGGCCCAGGATGTCCTGCCACAGCAGCACCGACAGACCACATGCGGTGCCAAGAGATGCGGCCACCGTGCCGACGATCACCAAGGCGGCCACCACACTTCGCGTGATGATCAGCATGATCGCGAAGATCAGGATCATCGACGCGATGATCGCGATCATCAGGTCGGTCTTGACTCCGTCCTGCATGTCGGCGTACATCGATGCGGTGCCGGCCAGCGACACCTTCGCATTGGCCAGCGGAGTGCCCTTGACCGCGTCGGCCACAACGTCTTTGAGGTCGCGCACGTGGGCGATACCCTCGACCGAGGCCGGGTCACCCTGGTGGGTGATGATGTAGCGGACGGCGTGACCATCCGGCGACACGAACATCTTCAATCCCCGCTCGAAGTCGGGGTTCTGGAACACATCCGGTGGCAGGTAGAAGAAGTCGTCGTTCTTGGCCTGGTCGAAGTACAGACCGATCTCGGTGGCGCCCTTGGCCAGTTCCTGCTGCTGAGCCTGAGTACCGGCCATCGTGCTATGGGTGGCGATCATGAAGTCGCGCATCCTCGACATCGAGTCGATGGTGGACCTCAGCACCGGCAGCATCTGCGGCATCAGCTGATCCATGCGGTCCATATCGATTGTCAGACCCTGCATTTCGTCAGTGAGCTTGTCGATGCCGTCCAGGGTGTCGAAGATGGACCGCATCGACTGGCAGATCGGGATGTCGAAGCAGTGCGGCTCCCAGTACAGGTAGTTGCGCAGCGGCCGGAAGAAATCGTCGAAATTGGCCAGATTGTCGCGCATCTCCTGGGTGGCTTCCACCATGTCGTGCGTGCGCCCGACCATGCTGTGCGTGGTCGCGGTCAGCTCGGACATCAGGGTGTACATGCGTTCCATGCTGGCGACGGTCTGGCCCATCTCGTCGGCCTGCTCAAGCATCTGCGCCGAGTTGTCGTTGTTGAACTTGGCCCCCTGCAGCGTCCCGGCATTCTGCGCGCCGAGCAGGAACGGGATGGAGCTGTGCTCGATGGGCGAGCCCAGCGGACGGGTGATGGTTTGCACCCGCTCGATACCCCGCATGTGCACCACGCCCTTGGCGACCCGGTCGATGACCAGCATGTCGGCCGGGTTCCGGAGGTCATGGTCGGCTTCGAGCATCAACAGTTCGGGATTCATCCGGGCCTGCGAGAAGTGCCGGTCGGCGACTCCCATGGCGAGGTTGGCCGGCATGTCGGCCGGGGTGAACTTCTGATCGTTGTACTGCGGCACGTACGTCAGCAGGCTGACGAAGCCGATGATGGCAATCAGGCTGGTGACGAAGATGATCGGGATGGGCCAGCGCACGACGGACGTACCGACCTTGCGCCAGCCCCTCGTGGAGAGCTCCCGCTTGGGGTCGAGCAGACCGAACTTCGACGCGACGGTCAACACGGCCGGGGCCAGCGTCAGGGCGGCCGCGATGATCACCAGGATCGCGATCGCGCACGGCAGACCCATGGTCTGGAAATACGGCAGCGTAGTCATGGTGAGGCACATGCATGCACCCGCGATGGTCAACCCCGAACCCAGGATGACGTGGGAGACACCGTGGTACGCGACGTAGAACGCGTCTTCTCTCTCCAGGCCCTTCGATCTCTCCTCGTGATATCGGCCGAGCAGGAAGATCACGTAATCCGTTCCCGCGGCCAGGGACAGCATGGTCACCATGCTGACCGCATACGGGGTCAGGCCGATGATGTTCACATAACCCGCTGCTGCGGTAACACCCTGTGCGGCAAAGAGTTCCAGGCCGATGATCACCATCGACACCAGCATCGTCACGATGGACCGGTAGATGAACAGCAGCATCACGATGATGACGGCGACCGAGACCAACTCCATCGTCGCCATGCTTTGATGCCCGGCAACCTGGGTGTCGGCGTTGAGCACGGTGTTTCCGGCGACGTGCGCCTTGATACCCGGAGGTGAGGGCACCGAGGCGACGATGTCGCGCACCGCGGCCACCGACTCGTGGCTGGCGCTGGTGCCCTGGGAGCCGTTGAGGAAGATCTGCACATAGGCCGACTTGCCGTCGACGCTCTGCGATCCAGCCGCCGTCAGCGGATCGCTCCAGAAGTCCTGGACGTTCTGCACGTGCTCGCGATCGGCCTCGAGTTTGTCGACGATCTGGTCGTAGAACTTGTGCGCCTCGTCGCCGAGCTTGTCGTCACCCTCCAGCACGACCATTGCCGAGGAGTCGGAGTCGTATTGCTGAAACACCTTGCCGATGTTCAGCATCCCCTGATACGACGCGGAATTCGTCGGGCTGAGCGGCACCTGGCGGGCTTCCGCGACCTTGTCCAGCGATGGAACCAGCGTGCCCAGCGCGACCACCACAAGCACCCAGAACAGGACGATCGGCAGCGAGAAGATCCGGACCATGTGGCCGATGAACGGCCGATGGGGCTTCGAGTGCGAGTTGCTCATACGGATTTCACCAAGCAGTAGATGAACGGTTTGACGGTGTCGTTGCTCGCCCGGTCGTCGCGGACCTCGCCGTCGACGGTCACCCGGCACCGAAGACCACTGACATCACGATCTCCCTGGGCCATGATGTTGGCCGACATCGAGGGCAGCGTCGTCACAATCGTGAACGACCAAGGTAATGGGGTGTTCTCGATGAGATGGGGCTGACCGTTCTCATCGAGGTAGTTGAGGTTCGCGGTTCCACCGGAACCGGTGACCTCGTAGGTGATGTGCTTCGGATTGAAGTTCGCGGTGATACCGGAGCCATCTGCGGCCCTCGGTTCGTGATGGTTGGAGTCACGAATCCGAAGAATCGCGTACGCGCCCAGAGCGACGACCACCACCAGCACCAGCGGTATCCACGCTTTTTTGAGCAACCGGAACACCGTTGCGCCTCCCCGACGTGCTATTCGCCAATTTACCCAGACGGAACTCGAGTTCCGCCTAAGAGGATGCTGAGTACTGTACTCGAGCCGGACCCTGGCGACGACCCGGTGCCTATCTGGCCAGGAAACGCTCGAGCCCGGCGATCACGATGTCGAGGTTGAAGTCGAAGTCCTGGGCGGCGCTCGCGCCGATGTCACGATCGGCGACCACACCACTGAGCAGTGGGAAGTCACTGGACGGAAGGTCTTTCAGGGCGCGCACCACTTCAGGTGTCTGGTGGTGCAGCCGCGACTCCGCCGAACTCAGCACGTCGTGCGCGGCCGACATCGCGAGGCCGGAGACCAGGGTGAGCACCCGCCCGGCGTCGTCGGTACCGAATCCACCATCGGCCAGGGCCCGCAGCACCTGCTCGGCCAGCGCGAGACTGGCCGCCCCACTCGTCCCACGCAGCCGGAAGCTCGTCGCCGTCACACCGAGTTTGAGCACACCATTACGGATGGCGTTGCCATAGGCACGCAGGATCTCCTGCCAGCTTGCCCCCTCGGGCAGCTTGATCGAGCGCAGCTCCGTCTCGAACAGATCGGCCACCACCAGCTCGAGCAGACCGTCACGGTCGCCGACGTAGTAGTGCAGCGTGGTGCGGTCCACCCCGAGCTCATCGGCCACCGCCTGCATCGTCAACGCGCCCGGCGCAATGGCGCGCGCCGCGGCGACGATCCGCTTCTGATCGATGCGCGGTGGCCGGCCCCGCCCTCGGCGCGGCGCGTTTCCGGTGGTCACAACACAAATTCTAGTTGTTCCGACCGCCGTCTTCGGACCACTCTTCCTTTTTTCTCACGGTCGTGGAAAACTGCCCGGAACCGAGCAAGGGAGCCGCTGCGATGTCACAAACTTCTCCATACCGGGTTGTCCAGTGGACGACGGGAAACGTCGGAAAGAGTTCGGTGGCGGCCATCGCCCGTAACCCGACCCTGGAACTGGTCGGCT includes these proteins:
- a CDS encoding TetR/AcrR family transcriptional regulator C-terminal domain-containing protein — its product is MTTGNAPRRGRGRPPRIDQKRIVAAARAIAPGALTMQAVADELGVDRTTLHYYVGDRDGLLELVVADLFETELRSIKLPEGASWQEILRAYGNAIRNGVLKLGVTATSFRLRGTSGAASLALAEQVLRALADGGFGTDDAGRVLTLVSGLAMSAAHDVLSSAESRLHHQTPEVVRALKDLPSSDFPLLSGVVADRDIGASAAQDFDFNLDIVIAGLERFLAR
- a CDS encoding MmpS family transport accessory protein, encoding MFRLLKKAWIPLVLVVVVALGAYAILRIRDSNHHEPRAADGSGITANFNPKHITYEVTGSGGTANLNYLDENGQPHLIENTPLPWSFTIVTTLPSMSANIMAQGDRDVSGLRCRVTVDGEVRDDRASNDTVKPFIYCLVKSV
- a CDS encoding DUF5994 family protein; the protein is MNGLNGTRRLASPVRLTLARQLGADIDGAWWPHTGSVANELPELVGVLHRSLGEVVDIRVNWSAAEGQLDLDSIVTGTRGPAGMKVSRPRLMMVAGRDACVKLLVVPCKTSVALGGLVMRCAAAMPVEEAARLTPLFDTADRVLQVAQIESARWLGNLQDPAENAQVK
- a CDS encoding TetR/AcrR family transcriptional regulator, translated to MAECDDPPDAGSKLRRRTDGRLDRTRDAAILNATLAALAENGYVNTNMNDIAARAGVGKAAIYRRWSSKAALITDALVYWRPDLLDDDAPDTGSLEGDFDEIVRRAVRNDEEHFSYDLVLRAAVEATHDPHLASALDDLMLLKGRRVVNAILQQAAARGEVAPDRDWSLVADVMTGMSLMRVISGQSIDAKFIRDVIDTLILPAVRGQ
- a CDS encoding cold-shock protein; amino-acid sequence: MAQGTVKWFNGEKGFGFIAPDGGAPDVFVHYSEITGGGFRSLEENQRVEFEITQGAKGPQAVGVTAI
- a CDS encoding RND family transporter, producing MSNSHSKPHRPFIGHMVRIFSLPIVLFWVLVVVALGTLVPSLDKVAEARQVPLSPTNSASYQGMLNIGKVFQQYDSDSSAMVVLEGDDKLGDEAHKFYDQIVDKLEADREHVQNVQDFWSDPLTAAGSQSVDGKSAYVQIFLNGSQGTSASHESVAAVRDIVASVPSPPGIKAHVAGNTVLNADTQVAGHQSMATMELVSVAVIIVMLLFIYRSIVTMLVSMVIIGLELFAAQGVTAAAGYVNIIGLTPYAVSMVTMLSLAAGTDYVIFLLGRYHEERSKGLEREDAFYVAYHGVSHVILGSGLTIAGACMCLTMTTLPYFQTMGLPCAIAILVIIAAALTLAPAVLTVASKFGLLDPKRELSTRGWRKVGTSVVRWPIPIIFVTSLIAIIGFVSLLTYVPQYNDQKFTPADMPANLAMGVADRHFSQARMNPELLMLEADHDLRNPADMLVIDRVAKGVVHMRGIERVQTITRPLGSPIEHSSIPFLLGAQNAGTLQGAKFNNDNSAQMLEQADEMGQTVASMERMYTLMSELTATTHSMVGRTHDMVEATQEMRDNLANFDDFFRPLRNYLYWEPHCFDIPICQSMRSIFDTLDGIDKLTDEMQGLTIDMDRMDQLMPQMLPVLRSTIDSMSRMRDFMIATHSTMAGTQAQQQELAKGATEIGLYFDQAKNDDFFYLPPDVFQNPDFERGLKMFVSPDGHAVRYIITHQGDPASVEGIAHVRDLKDVVADAVKGTPLANAKVSLAGTASMYADMQDGVKTDLMIAIIASMILIFAIMLIITRSVVAALVIVGTVAASLGTACGLSVLLWQDILGLGVQWIVIPLSMVILLAVGSDYNLLVVSRLREEIHAGLNTGIIRAVGATGRVVTAAGLVFAFTMASMIVSDLRVIGQLGTTIGIGLVVDTLIVRSFMTPSIAAALGRWFWWPLNTFEITRQGRLDRERKLGGDTGKDTDTTAPIQTTSV